The following proteins are co-located in the Bacteroidales bacterium genome:
- the rlmD gene encoding 23S rRNA (uracil(1939)-C(5))-methyltransferase RlmD: MGRKKELPVLENVRITDIGAEGNAVARVDNLVVFVPMLIPGDVVDLRVIRKRKKYLEGKVIRFREYSPDRIAARCIHFGVCGGCKWQHLPYDMQLRYKEKQVRDNLTRIGKVELPVIHPISGSEEVFHYRNKLEYTFSDKRWLTKEEVESDTEFQKEGALGFHIPGLFDKVLDIEECHLQPEPSNTIKNKVREYALRNHLEFFDLREQKGFLRNIVIRNSLEGKVMVIVVFFHEDAEKREGLLDFLASEFPQISSLQYVINSKKNDSLNDQEPILYKGEGHLTEHMGDLQFRIGPKSFYQTNTRQALTLYRVALEFAGLTGRETVYDLYTGTGTIANFVAGFAEKVIGIEYVDEAVKDAVINSQINSVNNTLFFSGDMKDVLSGQFIEANGRPDVIITDPPRAGMHEDVVKIISKAGAERIVYVSCNPSTQARDILLLSDDYYVASVQPVDMFPHTHHVENVVLLKRKLS; encoded by the coding sequence ATGGGAAGAAAAAAGGAGCTGCCTGTACTTGAGAATGTCAGGATAACAGACATAGGAGCTGAGGGGAATGCGGTAGCCAGGGTAGATAATCTGGTGGTTTTTGTTCCAATGCTGATTCCGGGAGATGTTGTTGATCTCAGGGTAATAAGGAAAAGGAAGAAGTATCTTGAAGGGAAAGTGATCCGGTTCCGCGAATACTCACCTGACAGGATTGCCGCCAGGTGCATACATTTCGGAGTATGCGGAGGCTGTAAATGGCAGCATCTTCCATATGATATGCAGCTCAGATACAAGGAGAAGCAGGTGAGGGATAATCTTACACGAATAGGCAAAGTAGAACTTCCGGTTATTCATCCCATTAGCGGGTCGGAAGAAGTATTTCATTACAGGAATAAGCTTGAATACACTTTTTCGGATAAGAGATGGCTTACAAAGGAAGAGGTTGAATCAGATACTGAATTCCAGAAGGAGGGTGCCCTGGGGTTTCATATACCCGGATTGTTTGACAAGGTACTTGATATAGAAGAGTGTCATCTGCAGCCCGAACCTTCAAATACTATTAAAAACAAGGTCAGGGAGTATGCTTTAAGGAACCACCTCGAATTCTTTGATCTCAGGGAGCAGAAAGGGTTCCTGCGAAACATAGTTATCCGTAACTCCCTTGAGGGAAAGGTTATGGTAATTGTGGTTTTCTTTCATGAAGATGCTGAGAAACGTGAAGGGCTTCTTGATTTTCTTGCATCAGAATTTCCGCAGATCTCTTCACTTCAGTATGTTATTAACTCAAAGAAGAACGACTCATTAAATGACCAGGAGCCAATCCTTTATAAGGGAGAGGGCCACCTTACCGAGCATATGGGTGATTTGCAGTTCAGGATAGGACCTAAATCCTTTTATCAGACAAATACCAGGCAGGCTTTAACCTTATACAGAGTTGCGCTCGAATTCGCCGGACTTACAGGCAGGGAAACTGTTTATGATCTGTATACCGGAACAGGTACAATTGCAAATTTTGTTGCCGGTTTTGCAGAAAAAGTTATTGGTATTGAGTATGTTGATGAGGCGGTAAAGGATGCAGTTATTAATTCACAGATAAATAGTGTAAATAATACACTTTTCTTTTCCGGAGATATGAAAGATGTCCTTTCAGGGCAGTTTATTGAGGCTAACGGCAGGCCTGATGTTATTATTACCGATCCCCCACGGGCCGGGATGCATGAGGATGTTGTTAAAATCATATCAAAAGCGGGAGCTGAAAGAATTGTTTATGTAAGTTGTAATCCTTCGACACAGGCACGTGATATACTTTTACTTTCTGACGACTACTATGTTGCTAGTGTACAGCCGGTTGATATGTTTCCGCATACTCATCATGTTGAGAATGTTGTGCTTCTGAAAAGAAAATTGAGTTAA